The nucleotide sequence TTGGCGGTCACGGCGAGCCACTCGGCCTGCGTCTTCGGGGGAGCGGTGACGCCCGCGCGGGCGAACAGGTCCTTGTGGTAGATCACCACGCGGTTGGCCGCGTACCAGGGGATGCCGTACTGCCTGCCGTCGACCCTGCCGGGCTCGGCGAGCCCCGGCAGCCAGTCCGCGCCGTTCAGCTCGGCGGTCCGGTCGCTGAGGTCACGGACGCCGCCGCTGGCCGCGTACTGCGCGACCTGGGTGTTGCCGACCTCGATGACGTCCGGCGCGTCCTTGCTGGCGAGGGCGGCCGTCACCTTCTCGCCGATGCCGTCCCACTCCTGGATCTGGATGTCGAGGTCGATGTCCTCGTGCTCGGCCTCGAAGCCGGTGCGGAAGCGGGCGAGGAAGGCGTCGGTGACGCTGTCCTTCATGATCCATACGGTGACCTTGCGCGGTCCGCCGGCGGCTTCCGGGCCGGCCGGTCCGCCGCAGGCCGTGGCGGCGAGGGCGACGGTCACCGCGAGGGCGACGGAGCCGGCGAGGGGACGAGTCTTCACGGGCACCTCGATGAATGGTTGACCAATTGGTCAAGTGGTCAGGTGTGTGACCAGAAGGTGGCACGGCCGAGTGGTGCCGTCAATCCCTAGAAAAACATGGGTCGTTCACCCGATGGCAGGGGAAACTCTCCGGCTAGTATCTGACTTACCAGTTGACCAGTCAGGGAGAGTGGCATGAAGGACGGCTCCTCCAGCGGGGTGCTGAAGCGGGAGCGGGTACGCGAGCATCTCCTGGGTCTGATCGAAGCGGGCGGCCCCGGCGATCCGATCCCCTCCGAGCGCACCCTCTGCGCCGCCCTCGGCGTCTCCCGCCCCACCCTGCGCGCCGCCGTCGACGAACTCGTCGCCACCGGCGCGCTGGTACGGGAGCACGGCCGCGGCATGTTCGTCGCGCCCGCCAAGATCACCCAGCGGCTCGCCCCGGACGACGCGGCCTTCACCGTGCCCCGCGCGTCCGGCAGTTGGTCCAGCACCGTGCTCGAATCCGCCACCGTCCGGGCCGGCGCCCGCATCGGCCGCAGACTCCGCCTCTCACCCGCCGCCGAACTGCTCTACGTCGCCCGGCTGCGCCTGGTCGACGGCTCGCCCATGGCCATCGAGCACCTGCACATCCCGGCGGACCTGGTGGGCGCCGCACTCACCCCGGAGGAGCTGGAAGCCGGTGACCTCTACGACCACCTGCGGGAACACCACCGCGTCCACGTCCAGGAAGCCACCCAGTCGATCGAACCGACCGTCGTCAGCGAGGACGAGGCTGCGCTGCTCGACGTCCCCGTCCTCTCGCCGGCCCTGCTGATCGAACGCCTCACCCTCGACACCGCGGGCCGCCCCGTCGAGTACGTCCACTCGGTCTACCGCGGCGACCGCTACCGGATCGTCTCCCGCCTCGACTTCACCCGCGACGGGCTCGTGACCTCCTCCACGGAGGGCGATGCATACTGACCCGCAAGGGCGGCACGGCGGGGAGGGCACGGGATGGAGCTCAAGCGGGAGCGCGTACGGGAGCATCTCCTCACCGTGATCGACAGCCGCCGCCCCGGCGACGCCATCCCCTCCGAGCGCACGCTCTGCGCGACCCTCGGCGTCTCCCGCCCCACCCTGCGAGCGGCGGTCGACGAACTCGTCGCCACCGGCCTGCTGGTACGGGAGCACGGCCGCGGCATGTTCGTCGCACCCGACAAGATCACCCAGGAACTCGTCGCCGAGCACCGGGCGGCCGGCGTGCCCCGCAGCCGCGGCGACTGGACGAGCACGGTGCTCGAACTCCGCACCGTGCGGGCCGGCGCCCGCATAGGCCGGAAGCTGGCGATCTCCCCGGCGGCCGAACTGCTCCACGTGACCCGCCTCCGGCACGTGGACGGCGCCCCGATCGCCCTGGAGCACCTCCACGTCCCCGCCGACCTGGTCCCCGGCCTCACGGCCGCCGACATGGAGACCGGCTTCTACGCTCACCTGCGGGACCGGCGCGGCATCCGGCCGGCCCACGCGGTGCAGTCCATCGAGCCGACGGTGCTGAGCGACGAGGAAGCGGCCCTCCTGTCCGTCCCCGTCCTCTCACCCGCCCTCCTCTTCGACCGGACGACGTCCGACGCCGCCAACCGCCCGATCGAATACGTCCGCTCCCTCTACCGAGGCGACCGCTACCGCATCGTCTCCCGCCTCGCCCTGACGGACGGCCCCCCGGGCGACCCGGCGACGGACGCGGCCACCGCCGCGGCACGGGGCGGCACGTGGTGGGGGACGGTGGACTGAGACCCCCTCGTCCGTTGCGCCGGGGCCGGGGTGGGCGGCAGGAGGGCGGGGGCCAGTTCGCGCCATGCGTGGGCCGGGAGGGTCGTCGGGTCGGCGGTCAGGACCTGGAGGCAGACGTGGTCGGCCCCGGCGTCGAGGTGCTGCCGGACGCGGCGGACGACGGCGTCCGAGTCGCCGTACGCGACGATCGCGTCCACCAGCCGCCGGCTCGGGCCGCCGACGAGGTCCGCGTCGCCGAAGCCGAGGCGCCGCATGCTGGCCTGCTGGTGCGGGGCGGCCGCGATGTATCCGGCGACATGGGTCGTGGCCACCTCCCGTGCCCGGTCGACGTCGGTGTCCAGGACGACGGCCTGCTCGACCCCGAGGAACGCCTCCGGCCCCAGGATCCGCCGGGCCAGCTCCGTGTGTTCCACGGGCACGAAGTACGGATGGGCGCCCCAGGTGCGTGCGGCGGCGAGCTCCAGCATCTTCGGGCCGAGGGCGGCCAGGACCCGGCGCGGCGCCGGGTCCGGCACCGGACCGTGGGCCGGTGACGCGTCCATGGCGTCCAGATAGGCGCGCATCGTGGACAGCGCCTTGCCCCGGGTCGGTACGGGATAGCCGTCCACGTGGTGCACGGTGTCGTCGACCCGGTGGCCGCCCAGGCCGAGCAGGTACCGGCCGGGAAACGCCTCCCCGAGCGTGCGTTCCGCGGCGGCGAGGGAGATCGGCTCCCGGTACGCGATGTTGGCGATGCCGGACGCGACGGTGATCCGGCGGGTCGCCGACAGTAGCAGCCACGCCTGGCCGATGGTGTCGCGGCCGAACGCCTCGCCGTACCAGAGGGCCCCGTACCCCAACTCCTCCAGTTCCGCGGCCGATTCCCGTACCCGCCCGGCGGGCTGCCCCTCGTAGGCGAAGGTCCAGATGCCGACCTGGCCCAGCGCGGTCCGTGCGTCGTCCGTCATCGCGTACTCCTCGGGAAAGAGTATCCGGAGAGGTTCTCCGCTTGCCGGGCGGTACGATACGGAGAAGTTCTCCGTTTGGCTACGGGGATGATCGGGAGGTCACGACGATGCCGACGAGTCCGCGCGGCAACAGCCCCGCACCGCCGCCACGGCGCACCGACGCGCGCGTCAATCGCGACCGGCTCGTCGCCACGGCGCAGGAGGTGTTCGCCGAGCTGGGCCCGGCGGCCTCCCTCAACCAGATCGCCCAACGCGCGGGCGTCGGCCCGGGAACGCTCTACCGCCACTTCCCGAACCGCCAGGCGCTCCTCGCCGCCGTGCTCAGGGACCGGATCGAGAGACTCGTCCGGCAGGCGGACGTCCTGACCGCCACCGAACCGCCCGACGACGCCCTCGCGCACTGGCTGCGCGCCCTCCTGGCCCACGCCCGCCTGAACCAGGGCATGGGCAGCACCCTCATGGTCGAGGAACCCGGAGCGCCGGGCCTCGACTGCCACCGCCTCATCCTGGACGCGGCGGCCGGGGTCCTGACCCGGGCCCAGGAACACGGCACGGCCCGCGCGGACCTCGCCGCGGCGGACCTGATCCCCCTCGTCGCCGGCATCGCCCTCTCGACGACCCACACCGCGGACCCCACCCAGCCCGCCCGGCTGCTCGATCTGGTCCTCGACGCCACGTTCACGACACCGCGTTGAGGGGGCGAGGGTCGAGCGGACGGCGGACCGATGCACGCACCGGGATGTTCGGCCCCATGGCCGAACCCCCGGCCGCCCGGCGTGAGCCGGACGACCGGGGGTTCGGGGTGGGGGTCGGGCACCGCGGGGCACGTCAGTCGTGTCGCGGCACCCGTGGGTCTACGCCGTCGCCAGAGCCAGCGTCGGGGACAGGCGGGACGCCCGTACCGCCGGGTAGAGGCCCGCCACCGTGCCGATCGCGAGCGTCGCGGCGAAGCCGCCGCCCACCGCCCAGAGCGGCACGACCCACGGCAGCCCGCCCGTCGACGCGTACACGGCGGTCGCCGCCCCGCCGAGGGCCACCCCGGCGACCCCGCCGAGGCCGGACAGCATCAGCGACTCCGTCACGAACTGGATCCTGATCTGCCCCCGCGTCGCGCCCAACGACCGGCGCAGGCCGATCTCGTGGCGGCGTTCGAGGACCGAGATGATCATGGTGTTCGCCACGCCGACCCCGCCCACCAGCAGCGCGATCCCGCCGAGCCCCAGGAGCAGCGTCGAGAACGCTCCCTCCGTCGCCGCCTTGGCCTTGAGCGCCGAGGACGGATCGCCCACCGACACGTTCTGCGGGTTCTGCGGGTCGATCGTCGGCGCGAGGAGCCGCTGGACGGCCTCCACGGACGCGTCCGTGGACCGCTCGTAGACCGTCGTCGGATGACCGTCGAAGCGCAGCAGCCGGGCCGCGCCCTCCCAGCCGACCAGCGCCGAGCGTTCGATCTCGGGCGCGAGCGGCAGCGGGTCGAGGACGCCGAGCACCGTGAAGTACCGGTCGTCGATCCAGACCTGCTGGCCCGGCCTGGTGATGCCGAGCCGTTCGGCCGCGACGTGGCCGAGGACCACGGACGGGTAGCGGCCGTTGGCGGCGTTCAGCCAGCCGCCGGACGCCATCCGGCCGCGCAGCACGTCCAGCAGCCCTTCCGTTGTCGCCTTCACCGCGATCCCGCCCGTCTCGGCCTCCGGGATCTTCTCGGA is from Streptomyces venezuelae ATCC 10712 and encodes:
- a CDS encoding GntR family transcriptional regulator gives rise to the protein MKDGSSSGVLKRERVREHLLGLIEAGGPGDPIPSERTLCAALGVSRPTLRAAVDELVATGALVREHGRGMFVAPAKITQRLAPDDAAFTVPRASGSWSSTVLESATVRAGARIGRRLRLSPAAELLYVARLRLVDGSPMAIEHLHIPADLVGAALTPEELEAGDLYDHLREHHRVHVQEATQSIEPTVVSEDEAALLDVPVLSPALLIERLTLDTAGRPVEYVHSVYRGDRYRIVSRLDFTRDGLVTSSTEGDAY
- a CDS encoding GntR family transcriptional regulator; the encoded protein is MELKRERVREHLLTVIDSRRPGDAIPSERTLCATLGVSRPTLRAAVDELVATGLLVREHGRGMFVAPDKITQELVAEHRAAGVPRSRGDWTSTVLELRTVRAGARIGRKLAISPAAELLHVTRLRHVDGAPIALEHLHVPADLVPGLTAADMETGFYAHLRDRRGIRPAHAVQSIEPTVLSDEEAALLSVPVLSPALLFDRTTSDAANRPIEYVRSLYRGDRYRIVSRLALTDGPPGDPATDAATAAARGGTWWGTVD
- a CDS encoding TIGR03620 family F420-dependent LLM class oxidoreductase; this translates as MTDDARTALGQVGIWTFAYEGQPAGRVRESAAELEELGYGALWYGEAFGRDTIGQAWLLLSATRRITVASGIANIAYREPISLAAAERTLGEAFPGRYLLGLGGHRVDDTVHHVDGYPVPTRGKALSTMRAYLDAMDASPAHGPVPDPAPRRVLAALGPKMLELAAARTWGAHPYFVPVEHTELARRILGPEAFLGVEQAVVLDTDVDRAREVATTHVAGYIAAAPHQQASMRRLGFGDADLVGGPSRRLVDAIVAYGDSDAVVRRVRQHLDAGADHVCLQVLTADPTTLPAHAWRELAPALLPPTPAPAQRTRGSQSTVPHHVPPRAAAVAASVAGSPGGPSVRARRETMR
- a CDS encoding TetR/AcrR family transcriptional regulator; translation: MPTSPRGNSPAPPPRRTDARVNRDRLVATAQEVFAELGPAASLNQIAQRAGVGPGTLYRHFPNRQALLAAVLRDRIERLVRQADVLTATEPPDDALAHWLRALLAHARLNQGMGSTLMVEEPGAPGLDCHRLILDAAAGVLTRAQEHGTARADLAAADLIPLVAGIALSTTHTADPTQPARLLDLVLDATFTTPR
- a CDS encoding ABC transporter permease, whose amino-acid sequence is MSRVTLSAARLGPRDVLHVGSAGLRSRPVRVVLSALGIAIGIATMIAVVGISASSQAQLLRQLDALGTNMLVAKPGEGMFSGQEVKLPKDAVGMVGRIAGVEEAAGTGDLKSSVRRSEKIPEAETGGIAVKATTEGLLDVLRGRMASGGWLNAANGRYPSVVLGHVAAERLGITRPGQQVWIDDRYFTVLGVLDPLPLAPEIERSALVGWEGAARLLRFDGHPTTVYERSTDASVEAVQRLLAPTIDPQNPQNVSVGDPSSALKAKAATEGAFSTLLLGLGGIALLVGGVGVANTMIISVLERRHEIGLRRSLGATRGQIRIQFVTESLMLSGLGGVAGVALGGAATAVYASTGGLPWVVPLWAVGGGFAATLAIGTVAGLYPAVRASRLSPTLALATA